ACGAAGTGCCGCTGAGCGCGCTGCGCGATCCCGAAACGCTCGCGGAGCGTACCAAGGAAGGGCATGAAAACTGGCTGATCACGCTGGGCGTCTGCACACATCTGGGCTGCGTGCCGCTGGGCGCGGGCGAAGGCGAGAACAAGGGGCCGTTCGGCGGATATTTCTGCCCGTGCCACGGTTCGGCCTATGATACGGCGGCGCGCATCCGGCAGGGTCCCGCACCGACGAATCTGGTGGTTCCCGAATATGAATTCACGTCGGATACGACGGTAATGGTGGGTTGAGGTAAGGCGAAATGAGCTTCCCCTGGGCAAAGCAATATGCGCCGAAGCATCCGGTCATGCAGTGGGTCGATGACCGGCTGCCGCTGCCGCGCTTCGTCTACAACGCAGTCGGTGCCGGCTATCCGGTGCCGCGCAACCTCAACTATTTCTGGAATTTCGGCGTCCTTGCCGGTGTCGCGCTGGTCTGCCAGATCGTGACCGGCATCGTGCTGGCCATGCATTTCCATTCCAGTGCGGAAGGCGCCTTCGCGTCGGTGAATGGCACGATCATGCGTGACGTGAACGCCGGCTGGTTCCTGCGCTTTGCCCACGCCAACGGTGCCTCGATGTTCTTCATCGTGGTTTATACGCATATCGCCCGCGGGCTTTATTACGGGTCGTACAAGCCGCCGCGCGAGATGGTGTGGCTGCTTGGTGTGGTCATCTTCCTGCTGCTGATGGCCACCGCGTTCATGGGCTATGTGCTTCCCTGGGGGCAGATGAGCTTCTGGGGTGCGCAGGTGATCACCGGCTTCTTCTCCGCCATTCCGGTGGTCGGCGAATGGATCCGCGTGTGGCTTCTCGGCGGCTATGCGCCGGACGATGCCGCGCTCAACCGCTTCTTCTCGCTCCACTATCTGTTGCCGTTCGTGATCGCTGCGGTCGTGATCCTGCACATCTGGGCGCTGCACATTCCGGGGTCGTCGAACCCGACCGGCGTCGAAGTGAAGGGCGAGCAGGATACGGTGCCCTTCCATCCCTATTACACCGCAAAGGACGGCCTCGGGCTGGTGATCTTCCTGATCGTCTTCTCGCTGCTGATCTTCTTCGCGCCGGACATGCTGGGGCACCCGGACAACTATATCGAGGCGAACCCGCTTTCGACTCCGGCGCACATCGTGCCCGAATGGTATTTCCTGCCCTTCTACGCGATCCTGAAGTCGTTCACCTTCGACTTCATCATCCCGGCGAAGCTGTGGGGCGTGCTGGCGATGTTCGGGTCGATCCTGCTGATGTTCTTCCTGCCCTGGCTCGACAAGTCGCCGGTGCGGTCGGCCAACTATCGTCCGATGTATCGCATCTGTTTCTGGATCCTGATCCTCGACGTGTTCGTGCTGGGCTATGTCGGCGGGGCCGAGCCGATCCCGGGCAACGTGATCCTCGGCCAGATCGCATCCATCTATTATTTCGCGCACTTCCTGATCATCGTGCCGATCATCTCGCGGCTCGAGCGACCCAAGCCGCTGCCCAACTCGATCACCGAAGCGGTGCTCAAGGGCGAAAGCGGTTCGTCCATCAGTGAAACCGCGGTCAGCGCGTAAGGGGGAATAGGTCCAATGTCTGCGCTGTTCGTAAAGTCGATCAAGTTTCTGATCGGTATCGCCTTTGTCGTCGCCCTGCTGCTGGCGCTGTACAGCACCGTCAGCGGCCTCATCTCGGATCCGCCCGCGGAAACCGCCGAGCATGAATTCCACGAACACCCCCGCGATGCGGAGCTGTCGTCGGCCGGCCTGTTCGGCACTTTCGACGAGCAACAGCTCCAGCGCGGCTTCCTGGTCTTCGAAAAGGTCTGCGCGGCCTGCCACTCGCTGAAGTATGCTTCGTTCCGCGAGCTGGAGGGCATCGGTTACTCCGAAGCCCAGGTGAAGGCGATCGCCGAGAACTGGCCGATCCCGCAGCCGACGATCAATCGCGACACCGGCGAAGCCACGACCCGGCCGAACATGGCTTCGGATCGCTTTCCGCTGCCTTTCGCGAACAACGTCGCCGCGGCCGCCGCGAACAACAATGCCGTGCCGCCCGATCTGACCTATATGGCCAAGGCGCGGCATGACGGGCCCAACTACGTCTATTCGCTGCTGACCGGCTATCAGGAGCAACCGGCCGAATTGCTCGAGCATTTCCCGGCCGCCAAGACTCCCTCCGGGCTCCACTACAATCCCTATTTTGCCAACCTCAACCTGGCGATGCCGAAGCCGCTGACACAGGAAGGGCAGGTCGAATATCTCGACGGGACGCGCCCGACGGTCGACCAGATGGCGAAGGATGTCTCGGCGTTCCTCGCCTGGACCGCCGAACCGACGCTTGAAAACCGTCATGCCGCCGGTTTCGCGACGATCCTGTTCCTGATCGCGCTCGGTATCCTGACCTTTGGTGCCTATCGCTCGGTCTGGGCGGGCGTTAAGCACTGATCCCGAACGGGGCCGTCCGCCGGTGCGGGCGGCCCCTTCTTCGTTTGCGACAGCCTGGAGCGCGTCTTGTCCGACAATGACGATATCCGTTCGCGCATTCGCACGATCCCCGATTTTCCCAAGCCGGGCATCATGTTTCGCGACATTACGACGCTGCTGCTTGACCCCGAAGGCCTGCGGCTGACGATCGACCGGATGGCGGAGAAGGTCGCCGGCGATATCGATCTGGTCGCCGGCATCGACGCCCGCGGCTTCCTGTTCGCGGCACCGCTTGCGATCAAGCTCGGCACCGGCGTGCTGCTGGTGCGCAAGGACGGCAAGCTGCCCGGCGCGACCATCGCCGAAGAATACGCGCTCGAATACGGCACCGACCGGATCGCGATTCACGCCGATGCCTGTGCGCCCGGCGCGCATGTGCTGCTCGTTGATGATCTGATCGCCACCGGCGGAACCGCGCGCGCCGCGGTTCGGCTGCTGCGCAAGGCGGGGGCGACAGTTACCCAGGCGGGATTCGTCGTCGACTTGCCCGAGCTGGGCGGTGCGGACGCGCTGCGCGGCGACGGCGTCGATGCCTTTGCCTTGACGGCATTCGAAGGCCACTGATCGGGGGCCTGGCCGGCATCGCGGAACTGCCTGCTCCGGTTACGGGTTGGTTAGCCAGATCCGAGGGAGCGAAGATGCGTATTCTTGCAAAGCCGATGCTGGCCGCCGCGACCATCGCCGTTGCCGGCGCACTCGCCAGCTGCACCGATGGCTATGGCTATTCCGGCGTTTCGGTGGGGTACAGCAATGCCTCGCCATATTATTATGGCGATGGCGGCTATTATGACGGTGGCTATGGGTCGCCCTATTGGGGCTGGTACGGCGATTACTATTATCCCGGCACGGGCGTCTATGTCTACGACACGCAGCGTCGCCGCTACCGCTGGAACCGCGCCCAGCGGGAATATTGGGAGCGCCGCAGCCGGGCATGGAGTGGCGAGCGTCGCCCCGACAACTGGCGGGATTTCCGCCGGGACGGTCGTCGCGGCGACGGCTATCGCGATGGCCGCAGGGGCTGGGATGACCGCTATCGCGGTGATGGACGCCGCGGCGATGACCGGTATCGCGGGGACCGGCGGCGTGGGGATGATCGGTATCGTGGTGATCGTCGGCACGACAATGATCGGGAACGCCGCCGCCCGCAATAGCCCGGCCGGTTGTGAAATGGCGTCTCTGCGCCTCCTTGCGGCAGGGGCTCCTTGCGACAGGATCGGGGGCCGCTACTGGCCCTCGGTGTGATCGGCGGCGGGGCGACAGCGGATGAGCGTTGCCGCAATCATGCGCAACACCGGCTCGCCCTTCTGATTATAGGTCGTGACCTGCGTCCGCAGGCTGCCGATTCCCGGCCGCCGCACCGATGCGCGCTTGTCGAGTACCTGCGTGTCCACTCGCAGGACGTCGCCGGGATAGACCGGCTTCAGCCAGCGCAGTTCGTCTATACCGGCTGCGCCCAGCGCTGCCTGCGGGCGCTCCTTGCCGCGCGCGACGATCATCGCCATCGTCATCGAGCAGCTATGCCAGCCGCTGGCGGCGATCCGCCCGAAATGGGTCTGCGCGGCGGCCTCGTCCGACAGGTGAAAGGGCTGTGGGTCGTAGCGCCGCGCGAATTCGATCACTTCCTCGCGCGTCACTTCATAGCGACCGAAGGCGTCGGCTTCCCCGACTTCGATATCCTCGAAATAAAGCATGCCGCGGCTTTCGAACGAAAATCGATACGGCGCAAGGCCCGCGCGTCACTCCGCCAGCGCGTCCACGACGGGCGCCAGGCTGCCGTCGATCTCCCCGTCATGCTGTGGCAGGCCGATCAGCCTGCGCAGCAACGGCTCGACATCGACATTGTCGAAAGGCTGGAGCGTCACGCCCCGGGCAATATCGGGCCCGTTTGCGACAAAGACGGCCAGCATCTCGGGAGCGTCGCTATCATAGCCGTGCGTGCCGCCCTGGATCGGCCATTCGGGATTGGGCGGTCCGTTAAGGATCGTCCATCCCGTGTCGGCGAGGCAGAAGATCGGCGGGATGCGCGGATTCGTGCCGTAGTGCAGGCGTGCGGGAATATTCTCCCGCTCCCAGCAGGTCATGCCGGGATGCTCCCCTAGCAGCGCATCCCTGACCTCGGCTTCGTGCCCTTCAACGGGGGCCAGTCCGGCAAAGGCCCCGGTTTCGACCACGGATACCGTTTGGGGGTCTACATAGTCCTGAAGCTGCGCGATTCGATCGGCGGAGATTTCGGCCATCCCGTGATCGGCGACGATCACCAGATTGGCGGGCTGGTGCAGCGTGTCGAGCCCTGCGACCAGCCGGCCGATCAGCGCATCGACGTCCGACACGGCAGCTTCCAGCTCCGGTGCGTCGGGGCCGAACCGGTGCCCGGCCGTGTCCACGGTGTCGAAATAGAGCGTCAGCAGGCGCGGGCGGGTTTCCTCCGGGCGCCGCAGCCAATCGATGATGGCGTCCACCCGCTGGCGTCCGGTGATATTCTGGTTGAATTGCTGCCAACTGGACGGCCGGACGTCATCCAGCTTCACGTTGGACCCGGGCCAGAACATCGTTGCCGTCGGGATCCCGGCCTTTTCCGCGGCCACCCAGATCGGCTCGGCCGCGTCCCAATAGAAAGGATCATCGGTCGCCATCGTGAAGCGGTAGTCAGGCCTTTCGGGGTCATAGAAGCTGTTCGAAACGATGCCGTGATGGTCCGGGCGCATGCCGGTGACCAGCGTATAGTGATTGGGGAAGGTTTTGCTGGGAAAGGACGGGCGCATCGCCGCGACCGCGCCGTCACGCGCCAGCGCGGACATGACCGGCGTGATCCCGCGATCGAGATAGTCGCGACGGAAGCCGTCGATCGAAATCAGAATGGTGACCGGCTCG
This genomic interval from Sphingosinithalassobacter tenebrarum contains the following:
- a CDS encoding cytochrome b — protein: MSFPWAKQYAPKHPVMQWVDDRLPLPRFVYNAVGAGYPVPRNLNYFWNFGVLAGVALVCQIVTGIVLAMHFHSSAEGAFASVNGTIMRDVNAGWFLRFAHANGASMFFIVVYTHIARGLYYGSYKPPREMVWLLGVVIFLLLMATAFMGYVLPWGQMSFWGAQVITGFFSAIPVVGEWIRVWLLGGYAPDDAALNRFFSLHYLLPFVIAAVVILHIWALHIPGSSNPTGVEVKGEQDTVPFHPYYTAKDGLGLVIFLIVFSLLIFFAPDMLGHPDNYIEANPLSTPAHIVPEWYFLPFYAILKSFTFDFIIPAKLWGVLAMFGSILLMFFLPWLDKSPVRSANYRPMYRICFWILILDVFVLGYVGGAEPIPGNVILGQIASIYYFAHFLIIVPIISRLERPKPLPNSITEAVLKGESGSSISETAVSA
- a CDS encoding cytochrome c1, producing the protein MSALFVKSIKFLIGIAFVVALLLALYSTVSGLISDPPAETAEHEFHEHPRDAELSSAGLFGTFDEQQLQRGFLVFEKVCAACHSLKYASFRELEGIGYSEAQVKAIAENWPIPQPTINRDTGEATTRPNMASDRFPLPFANNVAAAAANNNAVPPDLTYMAKARHDGPNYVYSLLTGYQEQPAELLEHFPAAKTPSGLHYNPYFANLNLAMPKPLTQEGQVEYLDGTRPTVDQMAKDVSAFLAWTAEPTLENRHAAGFATILFLIALGILTFGAYRSVWAGVKH
- a CDS encoding adenine phosphoribosyltransferase, with the translated sequence MSDNDDIRSRIRTIPDFPKPGIMFRDITTLLLDPEGLRLTIDRMAEKVAGDIDLVAGIDARGFLFAAPLAIKLGTGVLLVRKDGKLPGATIAEEYALEYGTDRIAIHADACAPGAHVLLVDDLIATGGTARAAVRLLRKAGATVTQAGFVVDLPELGGADALRGDGVDAFALTAFEGH
- a CDS encoding MaoC family dehydratase encodes the protein MLYFEDIEVGEADAFGRYEVTREEVIEFARRYDPQPFHLSDEAAAQTHFGRIAASGWHSCSMTMAMIVARGKERPQAALGAAGIDELRWLKPVYPGDVLRVDTQVLDKRASVRRPGIGSLRTQVTTYNQKGEPVLRMIAATLIRCRPAADHTEGQ
- a CDS encoding alkaline phosphatase family protein, coding for MRWYSKLFAAALAATLQACVTPPAQTPASSASSVAQTREPVTILISIDGFRRDYLDRGITPVMSALARDGAVAAMRPSFPSKTFPNHYTLVTGMRPDHHGIVSNSFYDPERPDYRFTMATDDPFYWDAAEPIWVAAEKAGIPTATMFWPGSNVKLDDVRPSSWQQFNQNITGRQRVDAIIDWLRRPEETRPRLLTLYFDTVDTAGHRFGPDAPELEAAVSDVDALIGRLVAGLDTLHQPANLVIVADHGMAEISADRIAQLQDYVDPQTVSVVETGAFAGLAPVEGHEAEVRDALLGEHPGMTCWERENIPARLHYGTNPRIPPIFCLADTGWTILNGPPNPEWPIQGGTHGYDSDAPEMLAVFVANGPDIARGVTLQPFDNVDVEPLLRRLIGLPQHDGEIDGSLAPVVDALAE